The following proteins are co-located in the Candidatus Omnitrophota bacterium genome:
- the ispE gene encoding 4-(cytidine 5'-diphospho)-2-C-methyl-D-erythritol kinase encodes MLKKLSLKSYAKLNLYLEVLKPRSDGYHDIKTVFEKIGLCDKIVLKARPDKKIKLTCNLPAVPKGQTNLAYRGAQLLRKALHIDQGVDIRIIKHIPVAAGLGGGSSNAASVLLGLNKLWGLALSKNKLARLAANIGSDVPFFIYDYPFAEGCGRGDKIRPLKAISGLRLWHILIVPKFGVSTPLIYKKWDKTLEKNKKAGLTRPGQDVKILTLALKARNSALLRESLFNSLEQVTVRLYPQIGRIREQLLRKGVKSILMSGSGPAVFGICSSKKEALFLYRQLKKDGMVKVFATRTARR; translated from the coding sequence GTGTTAAAAAAGCTTTCCCTGAAATCCTACGCCAAGTTAAACCTTTATTTAGAAGTCCTTAAGCCCCGCTCCGACGGCTACCATGATATAAAAACAGTCTTTGAAAAGATAGGCCTGTGTGATAAAATAGTCCTTAAAGCCCGCCCGGATAAAAAAATCAAGCTTACCTGTAACTTACCCGCTGTGCCAAAAGGCCAAACTAACCTCGCTTATCGCGGCGCGCAATTATTACGCAAAGCCTTGCATATTGATCAAGGCGTAGATATCAGAATCATAAAACATATACCTGTGGCCGCAGGTTTAGGCGGCGGCTCAAGCAATGCTGCGAGTGTGCTTTTGGGTTTGAATAAACTCTGGGGCCTCGCGCTTAGTAAAAATAAACTCGCCCGATTGGCCGCGAATATAGGCAGCGATGTGCCGTTTTTTATTTATGATTACCCCTTTGCCGAAGGATGCGGCCGCGGCGACAAGATAAGGCCGTTAAAGGCAATCAGCGGTTTACGGCTCTGGCATATTCTAATTGTGCCGAAATTCGGAGTTTCTACCCCTCTGATATATAAAAAATGGGATAAAACCTTAGAAAAAAATAAAAAAGCAGGGTTGACAAGGCCAGGGCAGGATGTTAAAATATTAACCTTAGCCTTAAAAGCAAGAAACTCTGCTTTATTAAGAGAATCCTTATTCAATAGTTTAGAGCAGGTTACTGTTAGGTTGTATCCTCAAATAGGCCGGATTAGGGAGCAACTTTTACGCAAGGGCGTGAAATCAATCTTGATGTCCGGCAGCGGGCCGGCAGTGTTTGGTATTTGTTCTTCAAAAAAGGAGGCCCTGTTTTTATACAGGCAACTGAAGAAGGATGGCATGGTAAAAGTTTTTGCTACGCGGACAGCAAGGAGGTAA
- a CDS encoding NTP transferase domain-containing protein, with protein sequence MKSNIAVIILAAGKSTRMKSDMPKVLHPLCGRPVLSYVLDMVSSLKVKKTIVVLGYKYQAVKPLLKPGIKIAIQKKLLGTADAVKAALPLLKSFKGTVLVLYGDNPLLKKETIRKLLEQHIKNNSDATLLSAKMDKPAGYGRVLRDKYSSICAIIEEKDADEFQKDIQEINTGIICFNKDKLAAALKSVKANNRKKEYYLTDIVNIFYKKGYLVDNLRTADIDEALGINSRQELACAHKIMQRRINEGLMRRGVTLIDPDSAFISYGTQIGEDTTIYPFTVIEKDVKIGKHCCVGPFAHLREGTHLQDDIVVGNFVEITRSKLSRKTLVKHFSYLGDSRIGCSVNIGAGTVTANFDGEKKNITVIEDKALIGSDTILVAPVKIGKSAKTGAGAVVTKNKNVAAGVTVVGIPARPIKAVTRKLVTRNS encoded by the coding sequence ATGAAGAGTAATATCGCAGTCATAATTTTAGCCGCGGGTAAGAGCACGCGGATGAAATCGGATATGCCAAAGGTCCTGCATCCGCTCTGCGGTAGGCCGGTGTTAAGCTATGTCCTGGATATGGTTTCTAGCCTGAAAGTAAAAAAGACTATCGTTGTCTTAGGATATAAATACCAGGCAGTAAAACCCTTGCTTAAACCCGGCATCAAAATAGCAATACAAAAGAAGCTACTGGGCACAGCGGATGCCGTTAAGGCCGCCCTGCCTTTATTAAAAAGTTTTAAAGGCACGGTTTTGGTCCTTTATGGCGATAACCCTCTTTTAAAGAAAGAGACCATAAGGAAATTATTAGAGCAGCACATAAAAAATAATTCCGATGCTACTCTCTTAAGCGCTAAAATGGATAAACCAGCAGGTTACGGCAGGGTCTTGAGGGATAAATATTCCAGCATCTGTGCTATCATAGAAGAAAAAGACGCGGATGAATTCCAAAAAGATATACAGGAGATTAATACCGGCATTATCTGTTTTAATAAAGACAAATTAGCTGCTGCCTTAAAGTCCGTCAAGGCCAATAACCGTAAAAAAGAATATTATTTAACGGACATCGTGAATATCTTTTACAAAAAAGGTTATCTCGTAGATAATTTAAGAACCGCAGATATTGATGAGGCCCTGGGTATCAACTCGCGGCAGGAGTTGGCTTGCGCGCATAAAATTATGCAGCGCAGGATTAATGAAGGATTAATGCGCCGGGGCGTAACCCTGATTGACCCTGATTCTGCTTTTATAAGCTATGGCACTCAAATCGGAGAGGATACTACGATTTATCCCTTTACAGTCATCGAAAAAGATGTTAAAATCGGAAAACATTGTTGCGTCGGCCCGTTTGCCCACTTGAGAGAGGGCACGCACCTGCAAGACGATATAGTAGTAGGGAATTTCGTTGAGATTACGCGTTCAAAACTCTCCCGAAAAACTCTGGTAAAACATTTCAGTTATTTAGGCGATAGCCGTATAGGATGCTCGGTCAATATCGGGGCGGGGACGGTTACGGCGAATTTTGACGGCGAGAAAAAGAATATTACGGTAATAGAAGATAAAGCCCTTATCGGTTCGGATACGATATTAGTCGCTCCGGTTAAAATCGGTAAATCCGCAAAGACAGGCGCCGGGGCAGTAGTAACGAAAAATAAGAATGTTGCTGCCGGAGTAACGGTTGTCGGCATTCCGGCGAGGCCTATAAAAGCCGTAACTCGTAAGCTAGTAACTCGTAACTCGTAA
- a CDS encoding septation protein SpoVG family protein, which translates to MEITEVRVFLKDSPDKKLRAYVTVTFDNAFVVRNIKVIEGTSGLFIAMPSRKIKQPCPKCGFKNEMRSKYCNQCAAQLPLAPRPVAPDAASSANAQLEHKDIAHPITQSFREYLQKRILEAYEQEKAKAPSSSGQATAALD; encoded by the coding sequence ATGGAGATAACCGAGGTAAGGGTATTCTTAAAGGATTCGCCGGACAAAAAATTGAGGGCATATGTCACCGTAACCTTTGACAATGCCTTTGTGGTGAGGAATATAAAAGTAATAGAGGGCACCAGCGGCCTGTTTATCGCTATGCCTTCCCGTAAGATAAAACAGCCCTGCCCGAAGTGCGGTTTTAAGAATGAGATGCGTTCCAAATACTGCAACCAGTGCGCAGCGCAGCTGCCTTTGGCGCCGCGGCCGGTAGCTCCCGATGCTGCCTCCTCGGCCAATGCCCAGCTGGAGCATAAAGATATTGCCCATCCTATAACACAGTCCTTCAGGGAATATCTGCAGAAAAGAATTTTGGAAGCATACGAGCAGGAAAAGGCAAAGGCCCCCAGTAGTTCAGGACAGGCGACGGCGGCCTTAGATTAA
- a CDS encoding ribose-phosphate pyrophosphokinase: MDKIAVFTGNAHPQLAKDICKYLKVSLSDALVGKFSEGEIRVKINENVRGKDVFIIQPTCPPTNDNLMELLIMIDALKRSSSQRITAVIPYFGYARQDRKDQPRVPITAKLVANLLTTAGADRILTIDLHAGQIQGFFDIPVDHLLAVGVFIEYISKLKLKNIVVVSPDVGGIKMARAYAKRMSAGLAIIDKRRGSPNKTEVMHILGEVKGKNALIVDDLIATGSSLVEAVEALNKAGTESVRAAITHGVLSGPAIQRIEKCKDLKELLITDSIPLDGHKTHPRVRVLSVAGLLGEAIKRIHCEESVSCLFD; the protein is encoded by the coding sequence ATGGACAAGATAGCGGTATTTACCGGCAACGCGCATCCGCAATTAGCCAAAGATATCTGTAAATATCTTAAGGTAAGCCTATCGGATGCCCTTGTGGGAAAATTCAGCGAGGGAGAGATACGGGTAAAAATTAACGAAAACGTGCGCGGTAAAGACGTATTTATCATCCAACCTACCTGTCCTCCGACAAATGATAACCTTATGGAGCTTTTAATTATGATCGATGCCTTAAAGAGGTCGTCCAGCCAGCGTATTACGGCGGTAATCCCTTATTTTGGCTATGCCCGGCAGGACAGGAAAGACCAGCCCCGCGTGCCCATAACCGCCAAATTAGTGGCTAACCTTTTGACTACCGCAGGGGCGGACAGGATCCTGACCATAGACCTGCACGCAGGCCAGATACAGGGTTTCTTTGATATACCGGTGGACCATCTTCTGGCCGTCGGAGTTTTTATAGAATATATTTCAAAACTCAAGCTTAAAAATATAGTGGTGGTCTCTCCTGATGTGGGCGGCATAAAAATGGCCAGGGCCTATGCCAAGAGGATGTCCGCGGGCCTGGCGATAATAGATAAGAGGCGCGGTTCGCCCAATAAAACAGAAGTAATGCATATCTTAGGCGAGGTAAAAGGCAAAAACGCCCTTATTGTAGACGATTTGATTGCCACGGGAAGCTCCTTGGTTGAGGCAGTAGAGGCATTAAATAAGGCCGGCACCGAAAGCGTGCGCGCTGCGATTACGCACGGCGTCCTCTCAGGGCCTGCCATACAGCGCATAGAAAAGTGCAAAGATTTAAAAGAACTGTTAATTACCGATAGTATTCCTTTGGATGGCCACAAAACACACCCGCGGGTTAGAGTCCTTTCCGTGGCAGGCCTTTTAGGGGAAGCGATAAAGAGGATCCACTGTGAGGAATCAGTGAGTTGTTTGTTTGATTAA
- a CDS encoding nucleotidyltransferase family protein: MILYEEILREFHRQKVKYVLVGGIAVNLLGSLRSTADLDILVEMSDDNLRKVVSILKRKGYHVKQPVDPMGIANEKLRHEWIHNKHMKAFNFYKEDDLKEVDIIIESPVSYEEAKKGALKIKIEDTILPVISIDNLIKMKKNTGRSVDKFDVEELKKIKKIKRIK; this comes from the coding sequence ATGATTCTTTACGAAGAGATACTGCGGGAATTCCATAGGCAAAAGGTAAAGTATGTGCTTGTGGGCGGCATAGCTGTTAATCTCCTCGGTTCCTTAAGAAGCACGGCTGATTTGGATATCCTCGTTGAGATGAGCGACGATAATCTCAGGAAAGTCGTAAGTATCTTGAAAAGAAAAGGGTATCATGTAAAACAGCCTGTTGACCCGATGGGGATAGCAAATGAAAAGTTAAGGCACGAATGGATTCATAATAAACATATGAAGGCATTTAATTTCTACAAGGAAGACGATCTGAAAGAAGTGGATATTATTATAGAATCCCCCGTGTCCTATGAAGAAGCAAAAAAGGGTGCTTTAAAAATTAAGATAGAAGATACGATATTGCCTGTAATTTCCATAGACAACCTTATTAAGATGAAGAAGAATACCGGGCGCAGCGTAGATAAATTTGATGTTGAAGAGCTAAAGAAGATAAAAAAAATAAAAAGGATTAAATGA
- a CDS encoding transketolase, giving the protein MITDTQIKELEKKAKQIRRLIIEMLAKAGSGHPGGSLSSADLITGLYFSVLRHDPKKPGWPERDRFHMSKGHCCPLWYAVLAESGYFPIERLWTLRRLGSMLQGHPDRHTTGIDVASGSLGQGLSVALGMSLAARIDKKDYRVYCLMGDGEIQEGNIWEAAMAAAHYRCGNLCALLDYNGFQIDGRTKDIMNLEPLAAKWQAFGWHTIEIDGHNMKEILCAYTEAKTIKDKPTIIIGHTIKGKGVSFMENVLDFHGRAPTKEEAERALKELE; this is encoded by the coding sequence ATGATAACTGATACGCAAATTAAAGAACTCGAAAAGAAGGCAAAACAGATCAGGCGCCTGATTATAGAGATGCTGGCAAAGGCCGGCTCAGGGCATCCCGGCGGAAGCCTCTCATCCGCAGATTTAATTACGGGTTTATATTTTTCCGTCTTGCGGCATGACCCTAAAAAGCCCGGCTGGCCCGAACGCGACAGGTTTCATATGTCAAAAGGCCATTGTTGCCCTCTTTGGTATGCGGTATTAGCAGAGTCAGGGTATTTCCCTATCGAGAGGCTGTGGACCCTTAGGCGGTTAGGCTCTATGTTGCAGGGCCATCCTGACAGGCACACTACCGGTATAGATGTCGCTTCCGGTTCTTTAGGCCAGGGTTTATCCGTTGCCTTAGGCATGAGCCTGGCAGCCAGGATAGACAAGAAAGATTATCGCGTTTATTGCCTGATGGGTGACGGTGAAATACAGGAAGGCAATATTTGGGAAGCGGCAATGGCAGCAGCGCATTATCGGTGTGGCAATTTATGCGCGTTATTGGATTATAATGGTTTTCAAATCGACGGCAGGACAAAGGATATTATGAATTTAGAGCCGTTAGCGGCCAAGTGGCAGGCATTCGGCTGGCATACGATAGAAATCGACGGCCATAATATGAAAGAAATACTCTGTGCTTACACAGAGGCAAAGACAATAAAGGATAAGCCGACGATAATCATCGGCCACACCATAAAAGGCAAGGGCGTGTCTTTTATGGAGAATGTGCTGGATTTTCACGGCCGCGCGCCTACGAAAGAAGAAGCAGAGCGCGCCCTGAAAGAATTAGAATAG
- a CDS encoding four helix bundle protein, translating into MRIKRFEDIKAWEEARILTRMVYQTVKGNKSCWNDYKFREQITKAAVSIMSNIAEGFSRRTNKEFVQFLFIAKGSCAEVQSQLYVALDQGYFSKDKFNELYVKAEEVAKILSGFITYLLG; encoded by the coding sequence ATGAGAATTAAAAGATTCGAGGATATAAAAGCATGGGAAGAGGCAAGAATTTTGACAAGGATGGTATACCAGACTGTTAAAGGTAACAAATCCTGTTGGAATGATTATAAATTTAGAGAACAGATAACTAAAGCAGCAGTATCTATAATGTCTAACATCGCTGAGGGGTTCTCTCGGCGTACAAATAAAGAATTTGTGCAATTTTTATTTATAGCTAAAGGTTCTTGTGCTGAAGTTCAAAGTCAATTATACGTTGCTTTAGACCAAGGTTATTTTTCTAAAGATAAGTTTAACGAACTTTATGTAAAAGCAGAGGAAGTAGCAAAGATTTTATCAGGATTTATAACTTATTTACTTGGGTAA
- a CDS encoding 50S ribosomal protein L25 — protein sequence MEEISLEIQPREELGKSKVKDLRGEGFVPAVIYAQGKKSLPIKVSHKQLLQLIHQHRLESAVISLKPKDDKKAKGRSCLIKEIQYDPVKGDVMHVDFNEISLTKIIKVNVPVVAKGEPAGVKQEGGSLEHILWEIEVECLPTEIPKDIEVDVSQLKIGDSIHIKDITFPAQVKVLNAPEAIVFAVSAPIKEEEIVAPVAEGEEKQEPEVIKEKKEVAVEDEEEKPEKEKK from the coding sequence ATGGAAGAAATATCACTGGAGATTCAGCCAAGAGAAGAGTTAGGCAAGAGTAAGGTTAAGGATTTAAGGGGCGAGGGTTTTGTGCCCGCGGTTATTTATGCCCAAGGCAAGAAATCGCTGCCTATAAAGGTATCCCATAAACAATTACTGCAGCTTATCCACCAGCATCGTTTGGAAAGCGCGGTAATCAGCCTTAAACCCAAAGATGACAAAAAGGCAAAAGGCAGGTCCTGCCTGATTAAAGAGATACAGTATGACCCGGTCAAGGGCGATGTCATGCACGTGGATTTTAATGAAATCTCCCTGACTAAGATTATAAAGGTGAACGTACCGGTGGTAGCCAAGGGCGAACCTGCCGGCGTAAAGCAGGAAGGCGGCTCTTTAGAGCATATACTCTGGGAGATAGAAGTAGAATGTCTGCCGACGGAAATACCGAAGGATATCGAAGTGGATGTGAGCCAGCTAAAGATCGGCGACAGCATCCATATAAAGGACATAACCTTTCCCGCGCAAGTCAAAGTTTTAAATGCGCCGGAGGCGATTGTCTTTGCGGTGAGCGCGCCTATTAAGGAAGAAGAAATAGTAGCCCCTGTGGCAGAAGGCGAGGAAAAACAGGAGCCGGAGGTAATTAAGGAGAAGAAGGAAGTAGCCGTTGAGGACGAAGAAGAGAAGCCGGAAAAAGAGAAGAAATAA
- a CDS encoding transketolase family protein, translating to MAEQLYQRDIYGQTLVELGRVNKDIVVFDADLSGSTRTGLFAKEFPERFFNFGVAEQNMMATAAGLASCGKIVFASTFAMFATGRAWDQVRNSISYNNFNIKIVASHAGITVGPDGSSHQALEDVALMRAIPNMNIIIPCDGPQTREAILACAGANGPFYVRLGRPKVATIENKPEFKIGKAQALTEGRDVTIAACGIMTGQALIAAKNLLTKGIKARVINVHTIRPLDNATILKAAEETRGIVVCEEHTVIGGLSSSIDEVVAENHPTKVMRIGIKNRFGQSGEPDELLKEYNLTSLDIEKAALACTTSKC from the coding sequence ATGGCTGAACAGTTATACCAACGCGATATTTATGGGCAGACTTTAGTAGAGTTAGGCAGGGTGAATAAAGACATCGTAGTTTTTGACGCGGATTTATCCGGCTCAACCCGCACCGGCCTCTTTGCTAAAGAATTCCCCGAGAGATTTTTTAACTTTGGCGTGGCAGAACAGAATATGATGGCGACAGCTGCGGGCCTGGCCAGCTGCGGCAAAATAGTATTCGCCTCTACCTTTGCCATGTTTGCTACCGGCAGGGCGTGGGACCAGGTGAGGAATTCTATCTCTTATAATAATTTCAATATTAAAATAGTAGCCAGCCACGCAGGGATTACCGTCGGACCGGATGGCTCAAGCCACCAGGCCTTAGAGGATGTGGCGTTGATGCGCGCCATACCGAATATGAATATTATCATTCCCTGTGACGGGCCACAGACACGCGAGGCTATCCTGGCGTGCGCAGGCGCCAACGGCCCCTTTTATGTGCGCTTAGGCAGGCCCAAGGTAGCTACCATTGAAAATAAACCGGAATTTAAAATCGGCAAGGCCCAGGCCTTGACCGAAGGAAGAGATGTTACTATTGCTGCCTGTGGGATTATGACCGGCCAGGCCCTTATTGCCGCAAAGAACCTGCTTACCAAGGGCATAAAGGCGCGCGTGATTAATGTGCATACCATCAGGCCTTTGGATAACGCTACGATATTAAAGGCAGCAGAGGAGACCCGTGGAATCGTCGTTTGCGAAGAGCATACGGTCATAGGCGGTTTAAGTTCCAGCATTGATGAGGTAGTGGCTGAGAATCATCCCACAAAAGTTATGCGCATAGGCATAAAAAATAGATTTGGCCAGTCAGGTGAACCTGATGAGTTGCTGAAGGAATATAACCTCACCAGCCTTGATATAGAAAAGGCTGCTTTAGCCTGCACTACCTCTAAGTGTTAA